A stretch of the Acyrthosiphon pisum isolate AL4f chromosome A2, pea_aphid_22Mar2018_4r6ur, whole genome shotgun sequence genome encodes the following:
- the LOC100164424 gene encoding larval cuticle protein A3A-like isoform X1, which produces MRRYTATMSPYTQLRSLVVVVIATSSLLQMTSGSPLSVYGYGAAAQPRADYRHNGYYGRAAAADEHAAAPPKYNFAYDVSDAYTGDYKSQTEVRDGNNVKGQYTVVEPDGTRRVVDYTADEENGFNAVVSKEGHPAADAPAYRPVAAAPAYRPAAAAAPSYRPAADAPAYRPAAVPSYRPAYKPAYKPSLSAAYRPAPAAVYQHAADAADEPPAYPEAPLYKSAYKQPPSYYPYRSY; this is translated from the exons ATGCGCCGATATACCGCTACAATGTCACCCTACACG CAGCTGCGGTCACTGGTCGTGGTCGTCATCGCTACATCATCACTGCTGCAGATGACGTCGGGCAGCCCCTTGTCTGTGTACGGTTACGGAGCGGCCGCTCAGCCACGGGCCGACTACCGTCACAACGGCTACTACGGGCGCGCGGCCGCGGCCGACGAGCACGCCGCCGCCCCGCCTAAATACAACTTCGCGTACGACGTGTCCGACGCGTACACGGGCGACTACAAGTCTCAGACCGAAGTGAGAGACGGCAATAACGTCAAGGGACAGTACACGGTCGTCGAACCGGACGGTACCAGGCGCGTGGTGGACTACACGGCTGACGAGGAGAACGGCTTCAACGCGGTCGTGTCCAAGGAGGGCCACCCGGCCGCCGATGCTCCTGCTTACCGACCCGTGGCCGCCGCTCCAGCTTACCGaccggccgccgccgccgctcccTCTTACCGACCGGCCGCCGATGCTCCCGCTTATCGACCCGCCGCCGTTCCTTCTTACCGACCAGCCTACAAACCGGCCTACAAGCCATCCTTGTCCGCCGCCTACCGTCCGGCACCAGCCGCCGTCTACCAGCACGCCGCCGATGCCGCCGACGAGCCCCCGGCTTACCCGGAAGCCCCGTTGTACAAATCCGCCTACAAGCAGCCACCTTCCTATTACCCATACAGATCGTACTGA
- the LOC100164424 gene encoding larval cuticle protein A3A-like isoform X2, whose amino-acid sequence MRRYTATMSPYTLRSLVVVVIATSSLLQMTSGSPLSVYGYGAAAQPRADYRHNGYYGRAAAADEHAAAPPKYNFAYDVSDAYTGDYKSQTEVRDGNNVKGQYTVVEPDGTRRVVDYTADEENGFNAVVSKEGHPAADAPAYRPVAAAPAYRPAAAAAPSYRPAADAPAYRPAAVPSYRPAYKPAYKPSLSAAYRPAPAAVYQHAADAADEPPAYPEAPLYKSAYKQPPSYYPYRSY is encoded by the exons ATGCGCCGATATACCGCTACAATGTCACCCTACACG CTGCGGTCACTGGTCGTGGTCGTCATCGCTACATCATCACTGCTGCAGATGACGTCGGGCAGCCCCTTGTCTGTGTACGGTTACGGAGCGGCCGCTCAGCCACGGGCCGACTACCGTCACAACGGCTACTACGGGCGCGCGGCCGCGGCCGACGAGCACGCCGCCGCCCCGCCTAAATACAACTTCGCGTACGACGTGTCCGACGCGTACACGGGCGACTACAAGTCTCAGACCGAAGTGAGAGACGGCAATAACGTCAAGGGACAGTACACGGTCGTCGAACCGGACGGTACCAGGCGCGTGGTGGACTACACGGCTGACGAGGAGAACGGCTTCAACGCGGTCGTGTCCAAGGAGGGCCACCCGGCCGCCGATGCTCCTGCTTACCGACCCGTGGCCGCCGCTCCAGCTTACCGaccggccgccgccgccgctcccTCTTACCGACCGGCCGCCGATGCTCCCGCTTATCGACCCGCCGCCGTTCCTTCTTACCGACCAGCCTACAAACCGGCCTACAAGCCATCCTTGTCCGCCGCCTACCGTCCGGCACCAGCCGCCGTCTACCAGCACGCCGCCGATGCCGCCGACGAGCCCCCGGCTTACCCGGAAGCCCCGTTGTACAAATCCGCCTACAAGCAGCCACCTTCCTATTACCCATACAGATCGTACTGA
- the LOC100164424 gene encoding cuticle protein 7-like isoform X3 yields the protein MTSGSPLSVYGYGAAAQPRADYRHNGYYGRAAAADEHAAAPPKYNFAYDVSDAYTGDYKSQTEVRDGNNVKGQYTVVEPDGTRRVVDYTADEENGFNAVVSKEGHPAADAPAYRPVAAAPAYRPAAAAAPSYRPAADAPAYRPAAVPSYRPAYKPAYKPSLSAAYRPAPAAVYQHAADAADEPPAYPEAPLYKSAYKQPPSYYPYRSY from the coding sequence ATGACGTCGGGCAGCCCCTTGTCTGTGTACGGTTACGGAGCGGCCGCTCAGCCACGGGCCGACTACCGTCACAACGGCTACTACGGGCGCGCGGCCGCGGCCGACGAGCACGCCGCCGCCCCGCCTAAATACAACTTCGCGTACGACGTGTCCGACGCGTACACGGGCGACTACAAGTCTCAGACCGAAGTGAGAGACGGCAATAACGTCAAGGGACAGTACACGGTCGTCGAACCGGACGGTACCAGGCGCGTGGTGGACTACACGGCTGACGAGGAGAACGGCTTCAACGCGGTCGTGTCCAAGGAGGGCCACCCGGCCGCCGATGCTCCTGCTTACCGACCCGTGGCCGCCGCTCCAGCTTACCGaccggccgccgccgccgctcccTCTTACCGACCGGCCGCCGATGCTCCCGCTTATCGACCCGCCGCCGTTCCTTCTTACCGACCAGCCTACAAACCGGCCTACAAGCCATCCTTGTCCGCCGCCTACCGTCCGGCACCAGCCGCCGTCTACCAGCACGCCGCCGATGCCGCCGACGAGCCCCCGGCTTACCCGGAAGCCCCGTTGTACAAATCCGCCTACAAGCAGCCACCTTCCTATTACCCATACAGATCGTACTGA